The following proteins are co-located in the Leucoraja erinacea ecotype New England chromosome 4, Leri_hhj_1, whole genome shotgun sequence genome:
- the LOC129696412 gene encoding uncharacterized protein LOC129696412 isoform X1: MACNKAIIPYGFKTVVKTLGKLVLLKQPADIHQFASIYFKELIEFRAVNPSLDLRQLVNLFYVKKVVITEGPENKTASEPESADQHNQDVSLPCNMFAPIDQKDCSPIMCPTLEDKPVLHEDSMQRRSVTHSSINKSNAVFTKELAERAAEDKPCFVYLYTSSVNQDKSAFAYICPDASLVEQDNRLRNVKQEPAHLDVTVPNVTNRGARSNCRHSSNEFSSIPILTRIQQAQVYKSTNRQVPVHKSGTMTRRSESFPDTCLLHRVLSSDVAVIQNPIHMIHKAVPIHSEAVSAYAEHIPILSTDPSALDSSKQHLLPLEGDSCATEVASDDKEFGEKNLLPQIIDATPGDHGEHLEKCTSHECLSLPEGGKITGEIPVGSPENVQNTEETNVNDTHPHRMEYVKETGVDETVNEAQDMESILTHSQSDRNSENYFYPPLTYCQAANPLDVHMLHSETQQETLSIMNEVFHKMLLRLDDLELRVQDMVNRLEDLTITVNEIHSAMNITATGDTFTRKSFDQHESYFQN, translated from the exons ATGGCCTGCAATAAAGCTATAATTCCTTACGGCTTCAAGACTGTCGTGAAAACACTTGGGAAACTTGTTCTGTTAAAACAACCTGCAGATATACACCAATTTGCCTCCATCTATTTCAAAGAATTAATAGAGTTCAGAGCTG TTAATCCATCCCTTGATTTAAGACAACTGGTAAATTTATTCTATGTAAAGAAGG TAGTGATAACTGAAGGTCCGGAGAACAAGACGGCATCTGAGCCAGAATCTGCTGACCAACATAACCAAGATGTATCTCTTCCATGCAATATGTTTGCACCCATCGACCAGAAAGATTGCTCCCCTATTATGTGCCCCACCTTAGAAGATAAGCCTGTTCTGCATGAGGATTCAATGCAGAGGAGATCAGTGACACATTCAAGCATTAATAAATCTAATGCGGTGTTCACGAAGGAACTTGCTGAAAGGGCAGCAGAGGATAAACCTTGCTTTGTATATCTTTACACGAGTTCCGTGAACCAGGATAAATCTGCGTTTGCTTACATTTGTCCAGATGCTTCTTTGGTTGAACAAGATAATAGATTAAGGAACGTTAAGCAGGAACCAGCTCACCTTGACGTTACAGTGCCAAACGTGACCAATAGAGGCGCCCGCTCTAACTGCAGGCATTCGTCCAATGAATTCAGTAGCATTCCAATTTTGACTCGGATACAACAAGCCCAAGTTTATAAAAGCACAAACAGGCAAGTGCCTGTTCACAAGAGTGGAACGATGACTCGCAGATCAGAATCTTTTCCGGATACTTGTTTGCTTCACCGTGTGCTTTCATCTGATGTGGCAGTGATCCAGAACCCAATCCATATGATTCACAAAGCAGTTCCCATTCATTCCGAGGCAGTTTCAGCCTACGCGGAGCATATTCCCATTCTGTCCACTGACCCGTCGGCGCTGGATAGCTCCAAACAACATTTGCTTCCGCTGGAAGGCGATTCGTGTGCCACAGAGGTTGCGTCGGACGATAAGGAATTTGGTGAGAAGAACCTGCTGCCTCAAATTATTGATGCCACACCAGGAGACCACGGAGAGCATCTGGAGAAGTGTACTTCTCATGAATGCCTCTCGCTTCCTGAAGGTGGAAAAATAACAGGGGAAATACCTGTGGGGTCACCTGAAAACGTGCAGAACACTGAGGAAACAAATGTGAATGATACACATCCACATAGGATGGAATATGTGAAAGAAACTG GAGTTGATGAAACTGTAAATGAAGCACAGGATATGGAATCTATATTGACGCACTCCCAAAGTGATAGAAATTCCGAAAATTATTTTTATCCGCCCCTGACTTACTGTCAGGCAGCAAACCCACTGGATGTACACATGTTGCATTCGGAAACTCAGCAGGAGACACTTAGCATCATGAATGAAGTCTTCCACAAGATGCTGCTCCGACTGGACGATCTAGAACTCCGAGTGCAAGACATGGTGAATCGTCTCGAAGACCTGACTATCACCGTGAACGAAATACATTCTGCTATGAACATCACGGCAACAGGTGACACATTTACTCGTAAGAGTTTTGATCAGCATGAGAGTTATTTCCAAAATTAA
- the LOC129696412 gene encoding uncharacterized protein LOC129696412 isoform X2, whose translation MACNKAIIPYGFKTVVKTLGKLVLLKQPADIHQFASIYFKELIEFRAVNPSLDLRQLVNLFYVKKVITEGPENKTASEPESADQHNQDVSLPCNMFAPIDQKDCSPIMCPTLEDKPVLHEDSMQRRSVTHSSINKSNAVFTKELAERAAEDKPCFVYLYTSSVNQDKSAFAYICPDASLVEQDNRLRNVKQEPAHLDVTVPNVTNRGARSNCRHSSNEFSSIPILTRIQQAQVYKSTNRQVPVHKSGTMTRRSESFPDTCLLHRVLSSDVAVIQNPIHMIHKAVPIHSEAVSAYAEHIPILSTDPSALDSSKQHLLPLEGDSCATEVASDDKEFGEKNLLPQIIDATPGDHGEHLEKCTSHECLSLPEGGKITGEIPVGSPENVQNTEETNVNDTHPHRMEYVKETGVDETVNEAQDMESILTHSQSDRNSENYFYPPLTYCQAANPLDVHMLHSETQQETLSIMNEVFHKMLLRLDDLELRVQDMVNRLEDLTITVNEIHSAMNITATGDTFTRKSFDQHESYFQN comes from the exons ATGGCCTGCAATAAAGCTATAATTCCTTACGGCTTCAAGACTGTCGTGAAAACACTTGGGAAACTTGTTCTGTTAAAACAACCTGCAGATATACACCAATTTGCCTCCATCTATTTCAAAGAATTAATAGAGTTCAGAGCTG TTAATCCATCCCTTGATTTAAGACAACTGGTAAATTTATTCTATGTAAAGAAGG TGATAACTGAAGGTCCGGAGAACAAGACGGCATCTGAGCCAGAATCTGCTGACCAACATAACCAAGATGTATCTCTTCCATGCAATATGTTTGCACCCATCGACCAGAAAGATTGCTCCCCTATTATGTGCCCCACCTTAGAAGATAAGCCTGTTCTGCATGAGGATTCAATGCAGAGGAGATCAGTGACACATTCAAGCATTAATAAATCTAATGCGGTGTTCACGAAGGAACTTGCTGAAAGGGCAGCAGAGGATAAACCTTGCTTTGTATATCTTTACACGAGTTCCGTGAACCAGGATAAATCTGCGTTTGCTTACATTTGTCCAGATGCTTCTTTGGTTGAACAAGATAATAGATTAAGGAACGTTAAGCAGGAACCAGCTCACCTTGACGTTACAGTGCCAAACGTGACCAATAGAGGCGCCCGCTCTAACTGCAGGCATTCGTCCAATGAATTCAGTAGCATTCCAATTTTGACTCGGATACAACAAGCCCAAGTTTATAAAAGCACAAACAGGCAAGTGCCTGTTCACAAGAGTGGAACGATGACTCGCAGATCAGAATCTTTTCCGGATACTTGTTTGCTTCACCGTGTGCTTTCATCTGATGTGGCAGTGATCCAGAACCCAATCCATATGATTCACAAAGCAGTTCCCATTCATTCCGAGGCAGTTTCAGCCTACGCGGAGCATATTCCCATTCTGTCCACTGACCCGTCGGCGCTGGATAGCTCCAAACAACATTTGCTTCCGCTGGAAGGCGATTCGTGTGCCACAGAGGTTGCGTCGGACGATAAGGAATTTGGTGAGAAGAACCTGCTGCCTCAAATTATTGATGCCACACCAGGAGACCACGGAGAGCATCTGGAGAAGTGTACTTCTCATGAATGCCTCTCGCTTCCTGAAGGTGGAAAAATAACAGGGGAAATACCTGTGGGGTCACCTGAAAACGTGCAGAACACTGAGGAAACAAATGTGAATGATACACATCCACATAGGATGGAATATGTGAAAGAAACTG GAGTTGATGAAACTGTAAATGAAGCACAGGATATGGAATCTATATTGACGCACTCCCAAAGTGATAGAAATTCCGAAAATTATTTTTATCCGCCCCTGACTTACTGTCAGGCAGCAAACCCACTGGATGTACACATGTTGCATTCGGAAACTCAGCAGGAGACACTTAGCATCATGAATGAAGTCTTCCACAAGATGCTGCTCCGACTGGACGATCTAGAACTCCGAGTGCAAGACATGGTGAATCGTCTCGAAGACCTGACTATCACCGTGAACGAAATACATTCTGCTATGAACATCACGGCAACAGGTGACACATTTACTCGTAAGAGTTTTGATCAGCATGAGAGTTATTTCCAAAATTAA